The following coding sequences lie in one Vanessa atalanta chromosome 1, ilVanAtal1.2, whole genome shotgun sequence genomic window:
- the LOC125077743 gene encoding ribonucleoside-diphosphate reductase subunit M2 has translation MSILNDKENLRNGMSNVNLKSPTKNVLSPRNETEKVEKMEIEKELKVQTFDPQLEPLLKENPRRFVIFPIQYPDIWQMYKKAEASFWTVEEVDLSKDLSDWESLKDCERHFIKHVLAFFAASDGIVNENLVERFSQEVQVPEARFFYGFQIAMENVHSEMYSLLIETYIRDPKERDFLFNAIETLPCVKKKADWALQWIASKTATFGERIIAFAAVEGIFFSGSFASIFWLKKRGLMPGLTFSNELISRDEGLHTDFACLMFKHLVQKPSKECVLNVIKDAVVIEQEFLTDALPVRLLGMNCELMSNYIEFVADRLLVELIGEKYYNTKNPFDFMNLISLEGKTNFFEKKVGEYQKWGVMANPNDNVFTLDAEF, from the exons atgtctATTTTAAACGATAAGGAAAATCTTCGCAATGGCATGAGCAATGTAAACCTAAAG TCTCCTACTAAAAATGTTCTCTCCCCGCGAAATGAAACAGAAAAAGTTGAAAAGATGGAAATCGAGAAAGAACTTAAAGTACAAACATTCGACCCCCAGCTTGAACCACTATTGAAAGAAAATCCTCGCCGCTTTGTTATATTTCCAATCCAGTATCCTGATATTTGGCAAATGTATAAAAAAGCAGAAGCATCTTTCTGGACTGTCGAAGAAGTTGACCTGtctaag GACCTGAGTGATTGGGAGAGCTTGAAAGACTGCGaaagacattttattaaacatgtGCTAGCTTTCTTTGCTGCCTCAGATGGGATAGTGAATGAGAATCTTGTGGAACGCTTCTCTCAGGAAGTGCAGGTGCCTGAAGCGAGATTCTTTTATGGATTTCAGATTGCCATGGAAAATGTCCACTCTGAGATGTACTCACTTCTAATTGAAACTTACATCAGAGATCCCAAGGAAAG GGACTTCCTATTCAATGCTATCGAGACATTACCCTGTGTGAAGAAGAAGGCTGATTGGGCTCTACAATGGATTGCAAGTAAAACAGCCACTTTCGGTGAACGTATTATAGCATTTGCTGCAGTCGAAGGCATATTTTTCTCTGGAAGCTTTGCATCTATATTCTGGCTTAAGAAACGTGGACTTATGCCAGGATTGACCTTCAGTAATGAACTTATTTCTCGGGATGAG GGTCTCCACACAGACTTTGCATGTTTAATGTTCAAGCATTTAGTACAGAAACCTAGCAAAGAAtgtgtattaaatgttataaaggaTGCAGTTGTTATTGAGCAGGAGTTCTTGACTGATGCCTTACCTGTCCGACTTCTAGGCATGAATTGTGAACTCATGTCAAACTATATTGAGTTTGTAGCTGATCGGCTGCTTGTTGAGTTGATAGGCGAAAAG TATTACAATACTAAGAATCCATTTGACTTCATGAATCTCATCTCCCTGGAGGGGAAAACAAACTTCTTTGAGAAAAAAGTTGGTGAATACCAAAAATGGGGAGTGATGGCTAACCCTAATGACAATGTATTTACTTTGGATGCAGAGTTTTAA